A portion of the Leptospira inadai serovar Lyme str. 10 genome contains these proteins:
- a CDS encoding HsdM family class I SAM-dependent methyltransferase translates to MITSSKALGQFFTPPPLARIMVEWTSGAKSKFEVNSPFRVLDPAAGKGIFFSMTDCSLPTEFHGWEIDPILYRECQQVLDKSGAQGGSKFFTLGDFLTAKVDFLYDAILCNPPYKRLNHSKLGNDLLKTFKDQVGVSIPGTANLYVFFLLRILSLLKEGGRAAVLLPYEFLNAGYGIPVKRALLESDSLRRILFLDSSWSLFSGAVTSSCILFLEKLKPESSGFLWSRVPSSTLNGEGTSIESLEWREVVLNAGDKWTRLLRENKDIIYKIKSDAKISSNNNYVSMAKSYQLDKVSILEFGKFRRGIATGDNGFFLLSEKEVLNLQIPPEFLRSSIPKAQYALSPFFTGDDWNVLRSGGAKVWLLDAKEVRSIDNHKGIKKYLEEGIKRGVPNRFLPSRRRPWHSQESREPSRILATSFHREDIRFVLNSSPAVNLTCFHGFTAKPGYQEYEDLLFAYLITPHAHKELESRTREYAQGLRKVEPGDLNSLIVPDFRKLHEIEKEKIGSLLSKYRELLYPWTPGRRRKPEQIVGKNPAERQLLVSIQEFFYL, encoded by the coding sequence TTGATTACTTCCTCCAAGGCTTTAGGTCAATTTTTTACACCTCCTCCTTTGGCGAGAATAATGGTCGAATGGACTTCAGGCGCAAAATCGAAGTTCGAAGTTAATTCTCCGTTTCGAGTCTTGGATCCAGCAGCGGGCAAAGGAATTTTTTTTTCCATGACCGATTGTTCCCTTCCGACCGAATTCCACGGTTGGGAGATCGATCCGATTCTCTATCGAGAATGTCAGCAAGTTCTTGACAAAAGTGGAGCGCAAGGCGGCTCAAAGTTTTTCACTTTAGGGGACTTCTTAACCGCGAAAGTGGATTTTCTTTACGATGCCATTCTGTGTAATCCGCCTTACAAGCGACTGAATCATTCGAAACTCGGAAACGATCTGCTCAAGACATTCAAAGATCAGGTAGGCGTTTCGATTCCGGGTACTGCAAACTTATACGTTTTTTTTCTTTTAAGAATTCTTTCCTTATTGAAGGAAGGTGGAAGAGCGGCGGTGCTCCTTCCTTACGAATTCTTAAACGCGGGATATGGAATCCCCGTTAAGCGGGCGCTTCTCGAATCGGATTCTCTTAGAAGAATTCTTTTCTTGGATTCATCCTGGTCTTTGTTTTCGGGAGCCGTAACTTCCTCCTGTATACTGTTTTTGGAAAAATTAAAACCGGAATCATCCGGATTTTTATGGTCGCGCGTTCCTTCGTCGACGCTTAATGGCGAAGGAACATCCATCGAAAGTTTGGAATGGCGAGAGGTAGTATTAAATGCCGGAGACAAATGGACTCGATTACTACGGGAAAATAAGGATATTATTTATAAAATAAAAAGTGATGCGAAAATATCGTCTAACAATAATTATGTGAGTATGGCGAAGAGTTACCAACTTGATAAGGTTTCGATTCTTGAGTTCGGAAAATTTCGCAGGGGAATCGCCACAGGAGATAACGGATTTTTTCTACTTTCCGAAAAAGAAGTTTTGAATTTACAGATACCTCCCGAATTTCTTCGCTCTTCCATTCCAAAAGCCCAATATGCACTTTCTCCTTTTTTTACCGGCGACGACTGGAATGTGCTTCGATCGGGCGGAGCTAAGGTCTGGCTTTTAGACGCTAAGGAAGTTCGAAGTATAGACAATCATAAGGGAATTAAGAAATATCTGGAGGAGGGAATTAAGCGAGGCGTTCCGAATCGTTTTCTCCCTTCCCGAAGAAGACCCTGGCATTCGCAAGAAAGCAGGGAACCTTCCAGGATCTTGGCGACTTCCTTTCATCGGGAGGATATTCGATTCGTCTTGAATTCGAGTCCTGCGGTCAATCTTACCTGTTTTCACGGCTTTACCGCAAAGCCCGGATACCAGGAGTATGAGGATCTTTTGTTCGCGTATTTAATCACACCCCACGCCCATAAAGAATTGGAATCCAGAACCAGGGAATACGCTCAAGGATTGAGAAAAGTGGAACCGGGCGATCTGAATTCTTTAATCGTGCCTGATTTCCGAAAGTTGCATGAAATCGAAAAAGAAAAAATCGGCTCTCTTCTGTCCAAATATAGGGAACTACTTTATCCGTGGACTCCGGGTAGGCGCAGAAAGCCGGAGCAAATAGTCGGAAAGAATCCGGCCGAAAGGCAATTGCTCGTTTCCATCCAGGAATTTTTCTATTTATAA
- a CDS encoding MarR family winged helix-turn-helix transcriptional regulator: MNPRTIIYLISRIRDEFHRHLNWELKEKGLGQLSTTHADILFALAMSKKVPMQEIAKMIDRDKSTLTALVDKLEDLGYVERARDNQDQRVVNLQLTKKAYSIRPIMLGISRSLLSGLYKGFSEPEKKELVRLLDKLYKNLK, encoded by the coding sequence ATGAATCCCCGAACAATAATTTACTTAATATCGCGTATACGAGACGAATTTCATCGACACTTAAATTGGGAACTCAAGGAAAAAGGCCTCGGACAATTGTCCACCACTCACGCCGATATACTTTTTGCGCTAGCCATGTCCAAGAAAGTTCCGATGCAGGAAATCGCCAAAATGATCGATAGAGACAAATCGACTTTAACGGCGCTGGTGGACAAGTTGGAAGACCTAGGATATGTGGAGCGGGCCCGGGATAACCAGGATCAGAGAGTCGTAAATCTCCAGCTGACGAAAAAAGCCTATTCCATACGACCCATTATGCTCGGTATTTCAAGATCCCTTCTTTCCGGATTGTACAAGGGATTTTCGGAGCCCGAAAAAAAGGAATTAGTCCGGCTGCTGGACAAACTTTATAAAAATTTAAAATAA
- a CDS encoding MaoC family dehydratase: MAKLVLSSFAELEAYVGKELGVSAPHEITQEQINKFAEATLDHQWIHTDPARAAKESPFGTTIAHGYLTLSMAPYLLSQILELKNIKMGINYGMEKLRFLDPVKVGSKLKLRAELIELKDLRGTARMTLKLSFEVEGAPKPAAIGEVIYLYQFA; encoded by the coding sequence ATGGCCAAACTCGTTTTATCTAGTTTTGCGGAACTCGAAGCATATGTAGGAAAGGAACTCGGAGTTTCCGCTCCTCATGAAATTACGCAGGAGCAGATTAATAAGTTTGCCGAAGCGACCCTGGACCATCAGTGGATCCACACGGACCCGGCTCGCGCTGCCAAAGAATCTCCCTTTGGGACGACCATCGCCCACGGATATCTGACTCTTTCCATGGCCCCCTACTTACTCTCTCAGATTTTAGAACTGAAAAATATCAAAATGGGAATCAATTACGGGATGGAAAAACTACGGTTCCTGGATCCGGTAAAAGTCGGCTCTAAGCTCAAGCTCCGTGCGGAACTGATCGAATTAAAGGATCTCCGGGGAACCGCAAGAATGACTCTGAAACTCAGCTTCGAAGTGGAAGGTGCGCCTAAGCCCGCCGCGATCGGAGAGGTCATCTATCTCTACCAATTCGCTTAA
- a CDS encoding NADH-quinone oxidoreductase subunit A: MGSSPEHLGPLLIQFLLGVGFSALILGLAFLLNPKKKSKPHDTFECGVPYYGDAKGLFNIKFYLVAVLFILFDIEAVFLFPYAVNLKAFKEAGLGPFLLAEMFVFILILVVGLYYIRRKGALEWD; encoded by the coding sequence ATGGGAAGCTCGCCCGAACATTTAGGCCCCCTCCTGATACAATTCCTTCTCGGAGTAGGATTCTCCGCCCTTATCCTCGGCCTCGCGTTTCTCTTAAATCCTAAGAAAAAATCCAAACCTCACGATACCTTCGAATGCGGGGTCCCGTATTACGGTGATGCCAAAGGTTTGTTTAATATTAAGTTTTATTTGGTAGCGGTGCTGTTTATACTCTTCGATATCGAAGCAGTATTTCTTTTTCCGTACGCGGTAAATTTAAAAGCGTTTAAGGAAGCCGGTCTCGGTCCGTTTCTATTGGCGGAGATGTTCGTCTTTATTCTTATTTTAGTCGTCGGTTTATATTATATACGTAGAAAGGGGGCGTTAGAATGGGATTGA
- a CDS encoding NADH-quinone oxidoreductase subunit B, which produces MGLNDQLNQPGQMYGDMIQVASADTIINWGRSYSLWPYPFATACCGIEYMSTSCSDYDIARFGAERPSFSPRQADMILVLGTITYKMAPVLREIYDQLSEPKFVISYGACASSGGMFHAYSVLQGIDRILPVDLYVPGCPPRPEALLDAVVKLQEKVKTQGLEARRQEVMSKIREINERNKPLVVR; this is translated from the coding sequence ATGGGATTGAACGATCAACTCAATCAGCCCGGTCAGATGTACGGCGATATGATTCAGGTTGCCAGTGCGGATACGATCATTAATTGGGGGAGAAGTTACTCTCTTTGGCCCTATCCGTTTGCGACGGCCTGCTGCGGAATCGAGTATATGAGCACTTCCTGCTCCGACTATGACATCGCTAGATTCGGTGCAGAGCGTCCCTCGTTTTCGCCAAGACAGGCGGATATGATTCTTGTCTTGGGAACGATTACGTATAAAATGGCGCCTGTTCTTCGCGAGATTTACGATCAACTTTCGGAGCCGAAGTTCGTGATCAGTTACGGTGCCTGCGCTTCTTCCGGCGGAATGTTCCACGCGTATTCCGTTTTACAGGGGATCGATAGGATTCTTCCCGTTGATCTGTATGTCCCGGGATGTCCTCCTCGACCGGAAGCGCTTCTGGATGCGGTGGTAAAGCTTCAAGAGAAAGTTAAAACCCAAGGCTTGGAAGCGAGACGTCAGGAAGTGATGAGTAAAATTCGGGAGATCAATGAAAGAAACAAACCTTTGGTTGTCCGATGA
- a CDS encoding NADH-quinone oxidoreductase subunit C produces MKETIDRFLRDKFPQYVYKEEEVISNLPVFFLKAEGIVPVFTALKTAPGIELNYLNDLTAIDWLGKKEPRFEVCYLLRSGSKSSTRVQFKVPLSEGEGVPSIVTIFKGANWPEREVYDLFGIPFLNHPQLERLIMPDNFQGHPLRKDFPLEGFGQDYLIEDLLTIHIQDDMEAG; encoded by the coding sequence ATGAAAGAAACGATAGATCGCTTCCTCAGAGACAAGTTTCCGCAATACGTCTATAAGGAGGAAGAGGTTATCTCCAACCTCCCCGTATTCTTCCTGAAAGCCGAAGGAATTGTTCCCGTCTTCACCGCACTTAAAACGGCGCCGGGAATAGAACTGAATTATCTCAACGACCTGACCGCAATCGATTGGCTGGGAAAGAAAGAGCCGAGGTTCGAAGTCTGCTATCTTTTGCGGTCCGGAAGTAAGTCCTCCACTCGAGTCCAGTTCAAGGTTCCTCTTTCGGAAGGAGAGGGAGTTCCTAGTATTGTAACTATTTTTAAGGGCGCGAACTGGCCGGAGCGGGAAGTGTACGATCTTTTCGGTATTCCGTTCCTTAATCATCCTCAGTTGGAACGACTGATCATGCCCGACAATTTCCAAGGACATCCTTTGCGAAAAGATTTTCCGTTGGAGGGATTCGGCCAAGATTATTTGATCGAAGACCTCCTGACGATTCACATCCAGGATGATATGGAGGCAGGATGA
- a CDS encoding NADH-quinone oxidoreductase subunit D, with protein sequence MYEKTAEHFGSKFKHLPEGHLLVNLGPSHPATHGILQNVIQLDGERVVDVESVIGYVHRSFEKLGEKYTYNQFLVCTDRMNYVSTPLNNIGWILTVEKMMGIQVPDKVVYVRMIVSELSRIMDHIICNGILGVDLGAFSGMLHLFHHRENIYQVLEKLTGARLTTTFCRVGGLEKDIYPEFADEVRTICKGLKPAIEEFQSLLVNNRIFMDRTAGIGGISSEDAIAYGYSGPNLRAAGVPWDIRKDDPYMFYDKVDFDVPIGEDGSVFHRTLVRMEEMRQSIRIIEQLVEGIPAGPHHADLPHIYLPEKDKVYHNMEELIYHFKLIMHGIKVPPGEYYQATEAANGELGFYIVSEGEKSPWRVHVRRPCFWFYQSFPELVKGGLLADTIATMSSLNVIAGELDC encoded by the coding sequence ATGTATGAAAAGACGGCCGAGCATTTCGGCTCCAAATTCAAGCATCTGCCGGAGGGTCATTTGCTAGTGAACCTCGGGCCCTCGCATCCGGCGACCCATGGGATCCTCCAGAATGTCATTCAACTAGACGGAGAAAGGGTCGTAGACGTGGAATCCGTCATCGGATACGTGCATCGCAGTTTTGAAAAGTTGGGCGAGAAATACACGTATAACCAGTTTCTAGTCTGCACGGATAGGATGAACTACGTCTCCACTCCGTTGAACAATATCGGTTGGATTCTCACCGTAGAAAAGATGATGGGTATTCAAGTTCCGGATAAGGTGGTGTATGTTCGGATGATCGTATCCGAATTGTCCAGGATCATGGATCATATCATCTGCAACGGGATACTGGGCGTGGACTTAGGCGCCTTTTCCGGGATGCTGCATTTGTTTCACCATCGTGAAAATATCTATCAGGTTTTGGAAAAGTTGACCGGAGCCAGGTTGACCACTACCTTCTGTCGAGTCGGAGGACTGGAAAAGGATATTTATCCGGAATTCGCCGACGAAGTTCGAACCATCTGCAAGGGGCTCAAACCGGCAATAGAAGAGTTCCAGAGTTTATTAGTAAATAATAGAATCTTTATGGATCGTACTGCGGGAATCGGAGGCATTTCCTCCGAAGACGCGATTGCGTACGGATATTCGGGTCCGAATTTGAGGGCGGCGGGAGTTCCTTGGGATATTCGTAAAGATGATCCCTATATGTTTTACGATAAGGTCGACTTCGACGTTCCGATCGGAGAGGATGGTTCCGTTTTTCATCGTACTTTGGTTCGAATGGAAGAAATGCGACAATCCATCCGAATCATAGAACAATTGGTGGAAGGAATTCCTGCAGGACCTCATCACGCCGATCTTCCTCATATCTATTTGCCCGAGAAAGATAAAGTATATCATAATATGGAAGAGTTGATCTACCATTTCAAACTCATTATGCACGGTATTAAGGTTCCTCCGGGAGAATATTACCAAGCTACGGAAGCGGCCAACGGAGAATTGGGTTTTTATATCGTCTCGGAAGGGGAAAAATCTCCTTGGCGGGTTCATGTTCGTAGACCTTGCTTTTGGTTTTATCAATCCTTTCCGGAATTGGTGAAGGGAGGTCTACTCGCGGACACCATCGCCACTATGAGTTCGCTTAACGTTATTGCAGGGGAGCTAGATTGTTGA
- the nuoE gene encoding complex I 24 kDa subunit family protein: MSYRFSQESEKRFGKLSEMFPDKRSLILPGLYLLQKEKGYVDREGMEYLAEKIGAPISLAQVYGVATFYTLYNKKPVGKFHIQICGTSSCYIRGNGAIEKHICSKLGIESGQTTPDKKFTVEEVECLGACGYAPMVQINEAYYENLTLEKVDELLRSLG, translated from the coding sequence ATGTCTTACCGGTTTTCCCAGGAATCCGAAAAAAGATTCGGTAAGTTGTCGGAGATGTTTCCGGATAAGCGGAGTTTGATTCTTCCGGGATTGTACCTTCTTCAAAAGGAAAAAGGATATGTGGATCGGGAAGGGATGGAATATCTTGCGGAAAAAATCGGCGCGCCGATCTCTTTAGCTCAAGTGTACGGAGTGGCGACCTTTTATACTCTTTATAATAAAAAACCCGTCGGAAAGTTTCATATTCAAATATGCGGCACGTCCAGCTGCTATATTCGCGGGAATGGCGCGATAGAAAAACATATCTGTTCCAAACTGGGAATCGAATCGGGTCAGACCACTCCGGATAAAAAATTTACGGTGGAAGAGGTGGAATGCCTCGGGGCTTGCGGTTATGCTCCGATGGTGCAGATCAACGAAGCATATTATGAAAATTTAACTCTCGAAAAAGTGGACGAACTTCTTCGGAGTCTCGGGTAA
- the nuoF gene encoding NADH-quinone oxidoreductase subunit NuoF has protein sequence MAEMRILTKYIDDPRSNELEFYESVHGYDGMKKALQLKPEEIVDIVKKSGLRGRGGAGFPTGMKWSFIPKDIPKPKYIICNADEGEPGTFKDRKLIEKLPHQIIEGMVIGAKAISANKGFFYIRGEFNKGIDSMQKAIDEAYAKGYLGKNILGSGFDFDLVLYAGAGAYICGEETALINSLEGRRGHPRLKPPFPAVSGLYRCPTVVNNVETFSTVPHIIDKGADWYSKIGTEKSPGTRLFSVSGHVKKPGVYEIVLGTPLMELINDLCGGMLDDKPLKAVIPGGSSVPILTAEECKTANMDFESMAAHKTMLGSGAVIVIGEGTDLVETTYRFARFYAHESCGQCTPCREGTHWVRDLLDKIRKGDGTSEDLELILSLSKNMEGGTTICPLSDACVGAVRPTIQKFRHEFEARLKEKILAPSSTASGV, from the coding sequence ATGGCCGAAATGAGAATTCTCACCAAATACATAGACGATCCTCGGTCCAACGAACTTGAATTTTACGAGTCGGTCCACGGATACGACGGAATGAAGAAGGCCCTGCAACTAAAACCGGAAGAGATCGTGGATATCGTCAAGAAATCCGGTCTTCGCGGAAGAGGTGGAGCAGGCTTCCCCACCGGGATGAAATGGTCGTTTATCCCGAAGGATATTCCGAAACCGAAATATATTATCTGCAATGCCGACGAAGGAGAGCCCGGCACCTTTAAGGACCGGAAGCTGATCGAAAAGCTTCCGCATCAGATCATAGAAGGAATGGTCATAGGCGCGAAAGCCATTAGCGCTAATAAAGGATTCTTTTATATTCGCGGAGAGTTTAATAAAGGCATCGACTCCATGCAGAAGGCCATAGACGAGGCCTATGCGAAGGGCTATCTGGGAAAAAATATTTTAGGTAGCGGATTCGATTTCGATTTGGTTTTGTACGCCGGGGCCGGGGCCTATATTTGCGGAGAGGAAACCGCCCTAATCAATTCGCTCGAAGGTCGTAGGGGACATCCGCGACTGAAGCCTCCTTTTCCCGCCGTTTCGGGATTGTATCGATGCCCGACGGTCGTGAATAACGTGGAAACGTTTTCTACAGTTCCTCATATCATCGATAAGGGTGCCGATTGGTATTCCAAAATCGGAACGGAAAAATCTCCGGGGACCCGACTCTTTTCCGTTTCCGGACATGTCAAGAAACCCGGCGTTTACGAAATCGTATTAGGAACTCCTTTAATGGAATTAATCAACGACCTTTGCGGCGGGATGTTGGATGACAAACCGCTAAAGGCCGTGATTCCGGGCGGTTCATCCGTACCGATCCTGACTGCGGAAGAATGCAAGACTGCGAATATGGATTTTGAATCCATGGCGGCCCATAAAACCATGCTAGGTTCGGGTGCAGTCATCGTAATCGGAGAAGGAACGGATCTCGTCGAAACCACTTATCGATTTGCAAGATTTTACGCGCATGAATCCTGCGGGCAATGTACTCCCTGTCGCGAGGGAACTCATTGGGTTCGGGATCTCTTGGATAAAATTCGAAAAGGAGACGGAACGAGCGAGGACTTGGAATTGATTCTTTCCCTTTCTAAAAACATGGAAGGAGGAACTACTATTTGTCCTCTTTCCGACGCTTGCGTGGGAGCGGTCAGACCCACGATTCAGAAATTCCGTCACGAGTTCGAGGCAAGACTGAAGGAAAAGATTCTTGCTCCTTCTTCCACCGCATCAGGAGTATAA
- the nuoH gene encoding NADH-quinone oxidoreductase subunit NuoH, giving the protein MDWNQILFWLLKSALFFGVFITACAYYTLAERKVAGYIQDRKGPNRAGPFGLLQPLADGIKFLTKEEIFPKNVNKVMYLIAPAISMTCAIMAWAVIPLGGVLPLPGWVTEKTGLSVLDLQIANPDTGILFLFAVSSLSVYGIILAGWSSNNKYSLIGGIRSTAQMISYELPLGMSVAAIVILTGSLRLTDINDAQIGQWNIFKLPGFIAFSIFVVAMFAETNRLPFDLAEAESELVVGFHTEYGAFKFALFFIAEYMNMITMSCVVTLLFFGGYNVPFGILEGSSFHALFGLALFAIKVLFFAFLFMWVRWTLPRFRYDQLMTIGWKTMIPWAVANIVVASAYIGMDGFWKW; this is encoded by the coding sequence ATGGATTGGAACCAGATTCTTTTTTGGTTACTGAAAAGTGCGCTCTTTTTCGGAGTCTTTATCACCGCCTGCGCTTACTATACTCTTGCCGAACGGAAAGTCGCCGGGTATATCCAGGATCGAAAAGGCCCGAATCGTGCCGGGCCGTTCGGACTCCTACAACCTCTCGCCGACGGGATTAAATTCCTTACAAAGGAAGAAATTTTTCCGAAGAATGTAAATAAGGTAATGTACCTGATCGCCCCGGCAATCTCGATGACCTGCGCGATAATGGCCTGGGCGGTGATTCCGTTAGGCGGGGTTTTGCCGTTGCCGGGTTGGGTGACGGAAAAGACAGGTTTAAGCGTTTTGGATTTACAAATCGCCAATCCGGATACCGGGATTCTTTTTTTGTTTGCGGTTTCAAGCCTTTCGGTCTACGGGATTATTCTCGCCGGCTGGTCCAGTAATAATAAGTATTCTTTAATCGGCGGGATTCGTTCGACCGCCCAAATGATCAGTTACGAACTTCCGTTAGGCATGTCCGTGGCGGCAATCGTTATTCTGACAGGTTCATTACGATTAACTGATATAAACGACGCACAGATCGGGCAATGGAATATCTTCAAACTGCCCGGTTTCATCGCGTTTTCCATCTTTGTGGTGGCGATGTTCGCCGAAACGAATCGACTCCCTTTCGATTTGGCCGAAGCCGAGTCGGAGTTGGTCGTGGGATTCCATACCGAATACGGGGCTTTTAAGTTCGCGCTCTTCTTTATTGCGGAATATATGAATATGATCACGATGAGTTGCGTAGTGACCCTTCTATTTTTCGGAGGGTATAACGTTCCGTTCGGCATTCTGGAAGGTTCCTCATTTCATGCGTTGTTCGGGCTTGCACTCTTTGCGATAAAGGTACTTTTTTTCGCCTTCCTTTTCATGTGGGTCCGTTGGACTTTGCCCCGGTTCAGATACGATCAACTCATGACGATCGGTTGGAAGACGATGATTCCTTGGGCCGTAGCCAATATCGTAGTCGCCAGCGCTTATATAGGTATGGATGGATTTTGGAAATGGTAG
- a CDS encoding NADH-quinone oxidoreductase subunit J: MVGLFDNPQLLLFFIFSGIIVAGALGVVFHPNPITSAILLVLAFFALSGIYAVLGSVFVATMQVFVYAGAIMVLVVFVLMLLSLHDESVSKLWTHPLKKGVLLFFVALLGVVLINSVREGIPNTQSSSHGYSKTGNYEYDITQNGVAKSTKVEGNTAVVGTSMFLDYLLPFEALSILLLAAVLGAVILGKKNLGKKPEEGER, from the coding sequence ATGGTAGGGCTCTTCGATAATCCTCAATTGCTACTGTTTTTTATTTTCTCCGGAATCATCGTTGCGGGAGCGTTAGGCGTCGTATTTCATCCGAATCCGATCACGTCGGCGATTCTGTTAGTTCTCGCTTTTTTTGCGTTAAGCGGAATTTATGCGGTCCTGGGTTCGGTCTTCGTGGCGACGATGCAGGTGTTTGTCTACGCCGGCGCGATTATGGTATTGGTCGTCTTCGTCCTGATGCTTCTGTCTTTGCACGACGAAAGCGTCTCTAAACTTTGGACTCATCCCTTAAAGAAAGGCGTTCTTTTATTTTTTGTAGCCCTGTTAGGGGTCGTTTTAATCAATTCGGTACGGGAAGGAATTCCGAATACTCAATCTTCCTCCCATGGATATTCTAAAACAGGAAATTATGAATACGATATAACGCAGAATGGAGTCGCAAAAAGCACGAAAGTGGAGGGGAATACCGCAGTGGTCGGAACTTCCATGTTCTTGGACTATCTTCTTCCTTTCGAAGCTCTGTCCATTTTGCTTCTGGCAGCGGTATTGGGTGCCGTTATATTAGGAAAGAAGAATTTAGGGAAAAAACCCGAGGAAGGCGAAAGATGA
- the nuoK gene encoding NADH-quinone oxidoreductase subunit NuoK, translating to MNPAALNPTISGIPVEYILILACIVFTIGVAGVLFRRSAVVIFMSIELILNSVNLVFVTFSKSLYQVQGEVVVFFVMAIAAAEAAIGLALVVAIQRKKKTSFVDEMNLMKW from the coding sequence ATGAATCCGGCCGCTCTCAATCCGACAATCTCGGGAATACCCGTGGAATATATCTTAATTTTGGCCTGCATCGTTTTTACGATCGGAGTCGCCGGGGTCCTTTTTAGAAGGAGCGCCGTAGTGATTTTCATGTCCATCGAACTCATTTTAAATTCGGTGAATTTAGTATTCGTAACTTTCTCCAAGTCCTTATATCAGGTTCAAGGAGAAGTGGTCGTATTTTTCGTGATGGCCATCGCGGCTGCCGAGGCCGCGATCGGTTTGGCTCTCGTTGTCGCGATTCAGCGCAAGAAAAAGACCAGCTTTGTCGATGAAATGAACTTAATGAAATGGTGA